TCGTTACAAGAAAGTAAAATTGCAAGGGGCAAGAAGGTTAGATAAGTAGACGATAAACTCAGATGTAGCAATGCATATAACATACACATTTCACCTCGTGGCATTGAATTGGATGCACGATCGTGGTCCTACAAATTTCAATACCCTAACATCCGACAGCAGATGCACAATGAACCTACTCGGAACGAAGAAATAGAATGAATGGTCATTTATCTGTTTCgcatatcatatcatagaTGTATGAATATTTCATTATATAATTTGTTTGAGATCACACTGAGGTACATCTCCAACGTGTCCTCCCTTGTGTTTCACATACCGCACTGCAGTATTTACTCGACTTCGCTTCTGAATTTACATCACCATCGTCCTCTTTATAAGCTCTCCATTCTACATTTTTCCTCCGATTTCTTCCAAGCcatcatcaaaggatgtGATATCTTTCCGTTTGTAGGGTTGGGAGGGAGGGCATAGGCATATTGAGATTCCGTTCGGATCACCTAAGATTATAACGTAGGTTCGAAAATCAAATTTAGCGTTCGTTGGTCTCATTTTCACTCTCGTCTCATGAGATTGATATGTAATGTAGATGTAAAAGTAAGGTGATAGGTACTTACCGATCCGATAGACATAAAGAACCCGAACGTAGCTGCTGAAGATAACATGTATTGAGACAAGGTGGCTACTAATCCTCTAGGACCTGGACCGGCTCTGCGGGTGAAATACGAGTTAAATCATCGTCAGTATGATCTTGTCCATCGATGGACATGGTACATGGGTCAatttgaggaagagaatgttAAGAGGAAGGGATCGGGCTGTGGTGAAAAGATAGAATCCTAATTCGTGTATGTATACTTACCTCATGACGGAGAATGAACCGAATATGAAACCGATCGTCAGACCAACACAACCTATGAGACATCACAACATCACGATATGAGTACTTTATATCAtcgattgaagagatgaatggaacAGAATTCCGAGAttggatcactcacttcccaTTAAAGCTCCCATCTTCACTATAAATATAcaacaaagagaaagagagtgTTAGCTTCATTCACACTTGAATCTGCGAGAATCCgcaaccttctttcctctttccgTCGACAATCCCTTTTTTATGTATCTTTTCACGCCAGCAAGAGCTACATCCAAGCACTCTTCCCCTGATTATGAATCTGTTTGACTGCTCCGAAGGCCCGACTTACTCTTGTCGAAGGTTGATCCCCCAGCGGTAgtttgaggtggaggaggcatCTTGGCTCTCTTTTATACCTTTGATTCTACTTTGGTAAGTTGGAGTAATTTCTTTGGTTCTGACGATAAAGGGAGGCGAATCCAGTTGATGGTCTCTTATTGACACCTAAACGTAGTCGACTTTGACAATATTCTAAAAGCGTTAGTTTATAGGTGAGGAATATAGTTCCAGATGGCAAAAGAGTAACTCTCACTTTACCGACTTTTCGAAGGAGCATCCCAGAATCGGCGATCGtgggaaagtggaggaagatcaCTCAACCACTCATAATGATCATACCCTCACTGCAATGATTGATTGACGAAATATATCAGGCCACTGTAGATGAATGCATGATATGCATGTAACGGGAACGCAGTGATATGCAGCACTCGCCCAGACCCAATGTCCCAAACTAATACTAATCTATATCCCCACTCTCGACCGACATCCAGTGTGGACAGTACTACGTTAATCAGGCATCTCCCTCAGTACCAATCTCTCAAAAGCCTTTTccctccatccatcatcacccaaccACTCAAACAAAGTATGTTCGTTCAGTCCAAACACCGATAATCTCCCATCAATCAGATCGTCAAATGTTTCTCCTCGAAGTTTCGCTCTTTCCCGCTCACGCGCTTGGATAGCTAGAGTCGCGGGGTTACGACCTTCGAGGACGGATAGGATCTCGTCGTGGTCTGGGTAATATAATCTGATAGGTGGACCCGATATCAGCATAGCTTTCCTCATCATGAATCAAGCGTGGATGTTTAGAGTGAAGCCGTATGTCGTATTAGGAGGCAAGTGACGTATCGTGAGATGAACTTATGCGGACAGATTCTCACCTAGGCTCAAGAAATCCAAATATCGCCAAAGCAGTCCTAAATATAAACCCATCCCCATCTAACATAATCTGATCCCACAACCTACAAGCACACTCGAAatccacctgctccaccagCATACCCCTAAACCAACTTTCAGGGACTCTCAAACCCAGATGCTTGAGATTTGCATATATCTTGGGATAAGCATCTGCTTGGAGGTTTTCGAGAACTCGGTAATAGGcgtcaatctcatcgtcGGTCTGGGTATAGAATGACCTGAGGCACGGTCGAcagaggagattgatcagGGATATGAAAGCTTCGGCAGGTGGGGAGACGAGGAGGAACATTGCtgagagatgtgagatgtatGGTGCCTATATCGACAATGGTATTAGCACGGTGATGACGAGAGACATCCATATTAATGAGGAATATCAATAATCAGACTTAAGCGAATATATCTGTTGGGGcatgatggatatagaagGAGGTCGGACAACTTGATAAGACCAGCCGGCGAGAAGacctcactcacatatccCAAACCGTCGTCCGAACGATAAACCACCCAAGCGCACATTATTTCCTTGAGGTCATCTCTAAGCGGACTACCACGATGATATAACCTCAAAGTAGGTAGAGTGTTATCCATATCTTTTTCCATCTGGTCTAATACATCTTGTGGGAATCTACCTGATTTCTGGGCCTTTTCCGATCGAGTGACGTATGTGCGGTAAGCATCTGAGGGGAGATAAGATGAGCATTGAAATATATATTCCGAGATGATGACGGAGAAACATAGTCCATCCGAAAGTGTATTGAGACAAAATCTCTAATGCATACTgcttactcacctttcgACACTGCCAGAGGATTCCCGATAGCTTTAGTCCAAGCCAACCCTCTCAAATGCGTAGGAACACCCTCGAACCACATATTCCTCAACCCTGGATCATTCTGTACTTTCTGTACACTAAATTCTCTATCATGTAACAAAGCTTCCCATTTAGGTATAACAATCGATaatttcttttccctctccAATTTCCTTTGTTCCTTCAATTTTCTAACTTGCTTTTCATGTTCTCTCGACTGTGTCATGATTTCCTCCCATTGGTGTAGATGaacttcatcctcatgtTTATCTTTTGGAGGAAGATATGCAGGTCGAGTATGGGATCTGACTTTTTCAAATGTCGATATCGTCTCTTTCACTCCTATACCATGTTCGTGGCTTTCCACACCCGACCCACCTTGCCCAGAAGTATGGTTCTGCTGCTGTGGCTGTGAGGTTGATATTCTCCTCTGGTCCTCTGAGTATGGTTCGGACGGTATggggaaagggaatggaTGTGCGGGAGGAGCATGTAATCTAGGTGTAGAGGCACTGGATTCTCCATTCGGAGGTGGTGATGTGGCTTCGataccatttccatttccatttccattgaCTGAGGGAGTGTTAGCATGAGTAGAGTGTATTGAGCTAGTTGCGGAGGTGCGGCGGATCTGTTCGGTCTGCGATCTGGTATGATCTGGAGTTTCGCCTATAGCGTACCGCTGCCCTTCTTTGGTCATTCCGAATCCTCCCCATGATTgtcttcctttcctctctGGACTGACGTACGTTGGAGAgattggtggtggtgcagtAGGCGTAAGAGGCGGCGTAGAAGTTAGAGGGATAGATTCGAAAGGTGCtgaatcatcaacttcaacttcatcctGCTGTTCCGAAGAAAGTATAACTGAAGTGACGTTCGGTAAAGGGGGTTTCAAGGCGAATGGCTGAGGAGGCGGACTAGGTGATCTACTGGAGATTGACCTCAGAGAGAAAGACCGACGTGATGGAGGAGCAGACAGGGGAGGTGACAGAGATGTAGGTGATGGCAGGGGTACCTTCGTCGGTGATACTTCTAGATGACCATTGGGTGTGAATGATCTCTGCCGTGCGCgtgttgaagatggtgaaggcgAAGGAGACCGTGTAAGTACATGATCCAGTCGTGAGCTTGACCGACGCGCGGAAGGTGACACAGAGAAGTAGtcgttggaaggtgatgaggtcCTTGTTGGTGATGTGAGCGATACGCCTATATCCCCTTCGACTTCTAGGTCGATGTCGTCTTCTCGACTTAGCTCTAATGGTGCCGGAGGAGTGCGTCGCCCGTTGGATAATCGAGGAGAGCGACTTGGTCCAGCATCACTGGAAGAGGAACCTAAAGAAGCATTGGAAAGTGAAGCTTCTAGCGAAATATCACCGTtgggagaaggggaaggagggagTTGGTGAtgtgagggagatggagGCTGCCTGGATGTATCTTCGGTTTCCTAATGATCAAATGGTTCTGATGAGCTCTTGGGGTGAAACGTATGATAGCTGAGCTTACCTGCGTCATCGGAGAAGCATCGAGGTTGTTTCCCAAGACGCTAGTGGAGTACTTGGACACTTGACCTTTTTGAAGTGTTGAATGAAAGAGGACGAGTAAGAAGTGGTCAATGCATTCATCTGAATCACTCGTAGGACAAGTACAGCCGGGGTTGACCTTGGATGCGGTGATATCCGCTCTTCCTGTTGCTACATTTAACTTACTGACCGCAACCGTACTGATACTTTCATTACGTAATTACAGCTGAACCTTGAAGTGGCTGGCAGTTGACAGATGATCGGACTGAGAAAATGAGACAGTACTGGTGAGAACATTACAGCAAGTTGAACGATGTGACCCAGCCATTACGCGTTTCAtgattcctcttcttcttattcttccTTTTGTCCATCCTCTCATTTCAaccccatcatccatctcagcTTGTTGTGTCCATCGACCATCGACCATTGATCCTGTACTGTGAGCTTCTAGATGGagcttacctctttctcataGGTACATAGCATAGGGAAGTCAACAGAAAGATCTTCATTCCgatcattcaacctttcctCGATCATCGATAGCCGTCAATCGACAATGCAATCTCCCTTGAAGGGCTCACAACTTCAATCCGGCTGGACCGATTCATACaaatatcaaaatcaagatggaCCCAAGACGGTggagaggaaaagaagaggtagaggtgttGACATAATATCTTCATCGTACGTAGTGTGCACAACCTCTCTTTcacatcttcccttttctGGGTTTTGCACAAGGAGacaagctgacgagatgacATATGATAGACTACCGACTCCTCCATCTCAATCATCAAGTCATCTCCCCACTCCAGAGACAGTCCGAAGATCGGCTCGACCTCGTAaaccccttcctccttccacCACTCAACTTCCCACTCCTCAGACTCAACGTACCAAACGACGTCTTTCACCTTCCGTCATCCTCGAAGAAGAgcatgaagaagacgagggTGTCATACCATCTCCATCGGGACATAccactttcttcctttccaaCCAGACCAACGCTTCGTCATCCTGCAGTCGACCAGAGAAGATCCGTCGTAGACCTGGGTTGACGTTCGCTCAGCAGATGGGATTGCTCAATACGGGTAAAGGCGTAGGGATGGGAGGAGGACATAAATCAGGAATACATGTACATGGGAAAGTAGATCAGATAGGTGGtgtggagaaggaaaaagaaaaaggaagtTTTGTcaatcaagaagaaaatcCATTCTTAGTCTCTGGATCTGGATTAGGGTTGGGTGcacctatacctatacctTCTCCTGGACAGATAACGATCCATCGACCATACGGTCcaggtggtgatgaagagggattcAATTCCGATACAGAAGGTCAACCGTCCTTGGCTTCTCGCAGATCCCCAAGATTAGCCTCACCCATACCTTCAAGTAAGACTCATCCAACACTGGCTCAAAGTATCTCACCGACCGGTCTCCtatcacctccaccaacCAGACATGCGCCTCGAAtcgcttcatcatcatcatcaaaagcAAAAGGTATCACTCGTCAGGAGAACGTCCGACGTAAAAAGGAGATGGAAATGTTAGATTACGAATCGAATCCATTCCTTATAAAACCTGGTGAACCATCTACACGAATACCCAAAACGAAAGGACCGATAGTAGATGAGGATTTACCTACTGTCACATATGTGTTTAGAGGATCAAAGAAAGTGTTCGCCAATCCCTTGTATCCAAGTAATACGGTTTTCCCCAGATCAGAGTTGgatcctgaagatgaagaattcgaACCAAATCCTTTACCTAAACCCAAGCTTTTATGGCCTACTGGACCATCCtcactcccttcttcgtcgaagatgagaaatcagagagatagagagaggaCACCGTCAAGATCACCTCCTAGTTCACCTGTATCGACACCTACGAGAAGTACGAGGTTTGGGAATTCCAATCTTAGCTTGTCGGTTGGACCGAAAGGTAAAGTtcaagatgaaagggaagggatatatagtgatgatgaaggtgacatgatgatgagggataTTCGCACTGAAGAACATGCGGATGCGGATAATCATGGTCAGGCAGAGTTGCAAGACGAATTACCTAGTAGGAGAGGATTACTATTTGGTGGTGGGATTGGAGGTTCGACCAATAAGGGAGTGAAGAGGAGGGATGTAGATGAGGGTGATCTTGGTGGAAGAGGCAAGAAAGCTAGAGGTATATTGAGATTGTAGATTGTGAAAGATCGCTCTCGACTCGAGATAGAAGGAAGAAGTTATatctcatcatgttcatatatacaaaatACAATCCATCTTGTTCATACGTTGTTACATACATTATATCAGAACGACCACCCAGTATTTTGCTACTATTTTTATTTTTGAAATCATTTTGTAGCTTGATACACTTATATAGGAATGGTATCTTATTTTATCGTATCTTATATGAAACATGAATTGTGAGATAGAAAGCATACCACCAAGGTTGCATGCTCACGGTTTGGCCCAATACCATAGTTTGATACTCATGATAACGTAGGGGAAGCGCAGAACAACAGAATCGATGGCGTTATCGATAACGGATTTGCGGATCTGACCGAATTTTAATGGAATACTCGaatacaacaacaacatatcTCTGACTGACTCTCGATTTCTCATGCAGTACGGTCAACTTATCATATTATACATCTAGCGTAGCTCAGGAATACTCTGACCACCTGGACATAATGCCATTGACTATATCGGGACAGTAAGTGACGTCTTCCCACTAATTGCGCTTCACTAAAGCTACTAACTATCTTCGTATCAAACAGATATCCACCTTCCGACTCTTACCTCAAATCGAAAGATGGTAAAACCCCAATATATCTTATATTCTATTCGGACGTAGAAGGAGGCAGGATGTGGTGTCCTGTGggtctttctttctcatctgGGTCATTCTTGATATGTGCTGTAAGCTAAAGTACAACTTTGCGTGATTAGCATTGTAGGGATGTAGAGGGAATTGTGAAAAGTGCTTTCACAGGAAACTCAAAACCTAGTACGTAGCTCATACTTTATATTATGATAGATAGACAGGACGATGGAGGaatatcgttgatgatgatgatgattgatatcctTTGAGTAGATGGTGTTATAACTTATATTGGACCTTATTCTGGGTAAGTCCATCTATCGTCCAGGTattgaaaaaaaaaaaaaaaacagtACTTAAAACTTGAATCATCCCTCGGCTAGGTGGAAGAACGTCCCTACCCACCCTGCAAGGATAAAATACGGTGTGAGATCCGTACCTACCATCATCAAGCTGGATGATAATGTGAGTCTGGCTCTTCTCTCACTCCCTATCACAAAGTTCCGTTCCTAACGATCTTGTGCGATATTTCTAGGGTAAAGAATTAGATAGAGTCGAGAAACCTGGAATTTTAGATTCAACTCGATTCGACGATTTCTTGGGTTTATGAATTGATTCATTTTTTAGACATTAATATGTTACCACATCAACTGACATAGAATTCAATGGGATAAGCAATAATGCATGATAGGTATAAGTTATGTATTTAAATAGCATTGAATATATCAAAAGTCCATCCTATCCTGTTACAGACCAAATCAAAAAAGCTTTAATTTGAGAATCTAATCTATACAACATCGTAATCATGTCAAacagtcatcatcataccatcatcgtGTTTTCGTATCATGGACTTTCGTTTATATCAGTTCAGGATCGTATAATATTCGTCAC
The nucleotide sequence above comes from Kwoniella europaea PYCC6329 chromosome 1, complete sequence. Encoded proteins:
- a CDS encoding protein mgr2 gives rise to the protein MPPPPQTTAGGSTFDKMKMGALMGSCVGLTIGFIFGSFSVMRAGPGPRGLVATLSQYMLSSAATFGFFMSIGSVIRTESQYAYALPPNPTNGKISHPLMMAWKKSEEKCRMESL